A section of the Eublepharis macularius isolate TG4126 chromosome 1, MPM_Emac_v1.0, whole genome shotgun sequence genome encodes:
- the ISG20L2 gene encoding interferon-stimulated 20 kDa exonuclease-like 2 has protein sequence MSDIVIHVDTALQPRPSRGSEGSRKHKRFVRRRRVLEKKGCLKQKQRPPQPAQPKQEAAQRRSRPTHRGRRRRRRKTGGPGGAGAENGVGRWLGTPSPTENGGGGGGGGGRRTPGLAAWAQPGGLPAAPSKAGSRSAKPGGVKHHCSTRDRARASLWSECESGLPSAPSLATPSKMVAVDCEMVGTGPGGRISDLARCSIVNYYGDVMYDKYIRPVNPITNYRTKWSGIRRHHMTNAVPFKTAQKEILKILTGKIVIGHAIHNDFKALKYFHPKSATRDTSKIPLLNRKAGFPENESASLKRLTKQLLHRDIQVGQNGHSSVEDARATMELYKVVEVDWESYLASSPAQD, from the exons ATGTCCGACATCGTGATCCACGTGGACACGGCCCTTCAGCCGCGCCCCAGCAGGGGCTCCGAGGGCAGCCGGAAGCACAAGCGCTTCGTGAGGCGCCGCCGAGTGCTGGAGAAGAAGGGCTGCCTGAAGCAGAAGCAGCGGCCCCCGCAGCCGGCCCAGCCCAAGCAGGAGGCGGCCCAGAGGCGCTCACGGCCCACGCACCGAGGGAGGCGTAGGAGGAGGCGGAAAACCGGCGGCCCAGGCGGAGCAGGGGCGGAGAACGGCGTGGGGCGCTGGCTCGGAACACCGTCTCCCACGGAgaacggcggcggcggcggcggcggcggcggcaggaggACTCCGGGCCTCGCAGCATGGGCCCAGCCTGGCGGCCTCCCGGCAGCACCCAGCAAAGCAGGAAGTCGCTCCGCGAAGCCCGGGGGAGTGAAGCACCATTGCAGCACGCGGGACCGTGCAAGAGCCAGCCTGTGGAGCGAGTGTGAGAGCGGCCTCCCCTCGGCCCCGAGCCTGGCCACGCCCAGCAAAATGGTGGCCGTTGACTGTGAGATGGTGGGCACCGGGCCGGGGGGGCGGATCAGTGACCTGGCCCGCTGCAGCATCGTCAACTACTACGGCGATGTGATGTATGACAAATACATCCGGCCTGTCAACCCCATTACCAATTACCGGACTAAATGGAGTGGCATCAGGAGGCATCACATGACAAACGCCGTCCCTTTCAAGACAGCCCAGAAGGAG ATTCTGAAGATCCTGACTGGGAAGATCGTCATTGGTCATGCAATCCACAATGACTTCAAGGCCCTCAAATACTTCCACCCCAAATCAGCAACCAGGGATACTTCGAAAATCCCCCTGCTCAACCGCAAGGCTGGCTTCCCGGAGAATGAGTCTGCCTCACTGAAGCGCCTGACCAAGCAGCTCCTCCACAGAGACATCCAG GTTGGCCAAAATGGCCATTCCTCGGTAGAAGATGCCCGGGCCACTATGGAGCTGTACAAGGTGGTTGAAGTCGACTGGGAGAGCTATCTGGCCTCGTCCCCAGCGCAGGACTGA